TCGGGCACGAACTCGAGTTGCGCGCCTTCGCCCATCAGCGTGAAGTTGTCGAACACGAAGAAGTTCGCGAGGATCTGTTCCGGCGTGAGGCCGATGGCCTTCAGCAGGATCGTGACCGGCATCTTGCGGCGACGGTCGACGCGGAAGTACAGGATGTCCTTCGGATCGAATTCGAAGTCGAGCCACGAGCCGCGGTACGGAATGATCCGTGCCGAGAACAGCAGCTTGCCCGAGCTGTGCGTCTTGCCCTTGTCGTGTTCGAAGAACACGCCCGGCGAACGGTGCAGCTGCGAGACGATGACACGCTCGGTGCCGTTGATGACGAACGAGCCCGTCGGCGTCATGAGCGGCATTTCGCCCATGTACACTTCCTGCTCCTTCACTTCCTTGACGACCGGCTTGTTCGGCGATTCCTTGTCGAGGATGACGAGGCGGACCTTCGCGCGCAGCGCGGAGCAGTACGTCAGGCCACGCTGCTGGCATTCCTTGATGTTGAATGCCGGCGCGGACAGCGCATAGCTCACGAACTCGAGGCGCGCGAAACCGTTGTGCGAAACAATGGGAAATACCGATGTGAATGCGGCCTGCAAACCTTCAGGCTTGCGTTGCGTGGCCGGCACATCGGCTTGCAGAAACGTGCTGAATGATTCAAGCTGGGTAGCCAGCAAGAAAGGAACTTGGTGAACGATGGGGCGCTTCGCGAAACTCTTGCGAATGCGCTTCTTCTCGGTGAAGGAATATTGCATACGATCTCCGAATCACGGCGGGTGCTATCGAGGCGGAATACCTGGACGTTTCAAACCCGAGTGTTCACCGACTGAGACCCGATGGCCGTCCAACGGCTTGAACGAGCCGAGAAGCTTGGTGGTTGGCCGCTACCAACCGCTGGCTGACGGCAGCGGATGCCTGTGTTGCCCGCTACCCGACCAAACTTGCCTTCTGCAGTCGCTTCAGAAGACAAAGAGAACCGCCAATCGTGACCAATCACTACGATCAGGCGGTTTTCTTTGGCTTCTGGGGCCAATTATTCGGGCTCCCGAATGAGTGCCAGAATAACGTCCCCACAAAGCACAAAAAGGCCGGCGGTGAAAATACCGCCAGCCTTCGCACAGCGCGCCGAAACTTACTTGACTTCGACCTTCGCGCCTGCGTCTTCCAGCTTCTTCTTGGCTTCTTCAGCAGCAGCCTTGTCGACGCCTTCCTTGACAGCCTTCGGTGCGCCGTCAACGACGTCCTTCGCTTCCTTCAGGCCCAGGCCCGTCAGTTCGCGAACTGCCTTGATGACTGCAACCTTGTTGCTGCCTGCTTCAGTCAGAACGACCGTGAATTCGGTCTTCTCTTCTGCAGCAGCAGCAGCGCCGCCGCCTGCCGGGCCAGCGACTGCCACTGCAGCTGCCGACACGCCAAACTTCTCTTCGAACGCCTTGACCAGTTCGTTCAGTTCCAGAACGGTCATCCCTTCGACTGCTGCCAGGATGTCTTCTTTTGCGATTGCCATTTGAAATACTCCTAAATTGAATTCGGATACAGCCAGCGATCAGTAACGCTGATGCACGTTCGCTTACGCAGCTTCCGCTTGCTTCTTCTCGGCGAGCGCGGCCAGGGCACGCGCAAAGCCCGAAACAGGCGATTGCATAACGAACAGCAGCTTCGAGAGCAGTTCTTCGCGGCTCGGGATGCTTGCCAGCGCTTGCACGCCAGCCTTGTCCATCACCTTGCCATCGAACGAACCAGCCTTGATGACCAACTTGTCATTGCCCTTGCTGAAGTCGTGAACGACCTTCGCAGCAGCAATTGCATCTTCCGAGATGCCGTAGATCAGCGGACCAGTCATCTGCTCTGCCAGCGGAGCAAAAGGCGTACCTTCAACAGCGCGACGCGCCAGCGTGTTCTTCAACACGCGCAGGTAAACCTGTTGCTCACGCGCTTTCGCGCGCAGCTTGGTCAGATCGCCAACCGCAATTCCACGATACTCAGCCAGCACAACGGTCTGGGCCTTCGCGACTTGCGCGGCAACCTCAGCGACGACGGCTTGCTTGTCTTCTCTATTAAGCGGCACGGTTAGCCTCCAGAAACGATACGTTCGGCGCGGCCGGCATGGCCGAAACCTCACGTACCTCGTTCAACAACGGCGTCCGACC
This window of the Burkholderia cepacia GG4 genome carries:
- the rplL gene encoding 50S ribosomal protein L7/L12, whose protein sequence is MAIAKEDILAAVEGMTVLELNELVKAFEEKFGVSAAAVAVAGPAGGGAAAAAEEKTEFTVVLTEAGSNKVAVIKAVRELTGLGLKEAKDVVDGAPKAVKEGVDKAAAEEAKKKLEDAGAKVEVK
- the rplJ gene encoding 50S ribosomal protein L10 — encoded protein: MPLNREDKQAVVAEVAAQVAKAQTVVLAEYRGIAVGDLTKLRAKAREQQVYLRVLKNTLARRAVEGTPFAPLAEQMTGPLIYGISEDAIAAAKVVHDFSKGNDKLVIKAGSFDGKVMDKAGVQALASIPSREELLSKLLFVMQSPVSGFARALAALAEKKQAEAA